From Marinobacter sp. F4206, the proteins below share one genomic window:
- a CDS encoding chalcone isomerase family protein, whose amino-acid sequence MKKALFTGFMSLAMAAALSAPASALTVEGVDVPDTYSAMDTELKLNGAGTRSKWFMDLYVGGLYVPEAIDDGEAVINADEPQAITLHIISGMITSERMTEATLEGFESSTGGDMAAIQSDVDQFMAVFQEEIKEGDVFDLVYLPGEGVNVLKNGQQKATMGDLAFKKALFGIWLSDKPAQEDLKEKMLGQR is encoded by the coding sequence ATGAAGAAGGCTCTCTTTACCGGTTTTATGTCTCTGGCCATGGCAGCCGCGCTGTCAGCGCCGGCATCTGCTCTGACCGTCGAGGGTGTGGACGTACCCGACACCTATTCGGCCATGGATACCGAACTGAAGCTTAATGGCGCAGGCACCCGGTCCAAGTGGTTTATGGACCTCTATGTAGGTGGCCTGTACGTGCCGGAAGCCATTGATGACGGTGAGGCTGTAATCAACGCCGATGAGCCCCAGGCTATCACGTTGCACATCATCTCCGGCATGATCACCAGTGAACGCATGACCGAAGCGACCCTGGAAGGGTTTGAATCGTCGACCGGCGGCGATATGGCTGCGATCCAGAGTGATGTGGACCAGTTCATGGCGGTGTTCCAGGAGGAAATAAAGGAGGGTGATGTCTTCGATCTGGTTTACCTGCCGGGCGAAGGTGTCAACGTCCTCAAGAACGGCCAGCAAAAGGCCACCATGGGTGACCTGGCATTCAAAAAAGCGCTTTTTGGTATCTGGCTGTCTGACAAGCCGGCCCAGGAAGACCTGAAAGAGAAGATGCTGGGGCAGCGGTAA
- the surE gene encoding 5'/3'-nucleotidase SurE: MRILLSNDDGVHSPGLIALYDGLQGIGDLEVVAPDRDHSGASNALTLNRPLTVEQHPNGFRSVDGTPTDCVHLAVNGLFQEPFDRVVSGINTHANLGDDIIYSGTVAAATEGRHLGLPAIAVSLVNDGHFHYETAARVVRLLLESERPLVLGPRSILNVNVPDVPWDRLNGFRVTRLGHRERAEGAVPMTCPRGKERYWIGAAGAGGDAGPGTDFHAVREGFVSITPVHIDMTRHEALVPLRDWIEGLGHGEEAGG; encoded by the coding sequence GTGCGTATTCTGTTGTCGAATGATGACGGCGTCCATTCGCCGGGGCTAATTGCCCTGTATGACGGGCTTCAGGGAATTGGCGACCTGGAAGTCGTTGCCCCGGATCGGGACCACAGCGGGGCCAGTAACGCCCTGACCCTGAATCGCCCCTTAACCGTAGAACAACATCCCAACGGCTTCCGCTCCGTTGACGGCACTCCCACGGATTGTGTGCACCTGGCGGTCAACGGTCTGTTTCAGGAACCGTTCGATCGAGTCGTATCCGGCATCAACACCCATGCCAATCTCGGCGACGACATCATCTATTCCGGAACCGTTGCCGCCGCAACGGAAGGTCGCCACCTCGGACTTCCAGCCATTGCCGTCTCGCTGGTCAACGACGGCCACTTTCACTACGAGACCGCTGCCCGTGTGGTTCGTCTGCTGCTTGAGTCCGAGCGCCCGCTGGTGCTGGGCCCCCGTTCCATTCTCAACGTCAATGTACCGGATGTACCCTGGGACCGCCTGAACGGTTTCCGGGTCACTCGACTGGGTCATCGAGAAAGAGCCGAGGGGGCCGTTCCCATGACCTGCCCCCGAGGGAAGGAGCGCTACTGGATTGGCGCCGCGGGCGCGGGTGGCGATGCCGGACCCGGTACCGATTTCCATGCCGTGCGCGAGGGTTTTGTGTCCATCACACCCGTTCATATCGACATGACCCGTCATGAGGCTCTTGTACCGCTCCGTGACTGGATCGAAGGCCTGGGCCATGGCGAGGAGGCGGGTGGATGA
- the ispF gene encoding 2-C-methyl-D-erythritol 2,4-cyclodiphosphate synthase translates to MRIGQGFDVHAFGQGDAVILGGVSIPHHRGLKAHSDGDVLLHALADALLGAVALGDIGHLFPDTSDEWAGADSRDLLRRVMLRVRDEGYGVVNVDSTIIAQAPKMAPHIETMRLNIAEDLGIPASRVSVKATTTERLGFTGRGEGIACQAICLLEQVPS, encoded by the coding sequence ATGCGTATTGGTCAGGGCTTTGATGTCCACGCCTTTGGTCAGGGTGATGCGGTTATTCTCGGGGGCGTATCCATTCCCCATCACCGGGGACTGAAGGCCCACTCAGACGGTGATGTCCTGTTGCACGCGCTGGCGGATGCGCTTCTCGGAGCGGTTGCTCTGGGGGATATTGGTCACCTGTTTCCGGATACCAGTGATGAGTGGGCTGGCGCCGACAGTCGCGACCTCTTGCGTCGGGTCATGCTGCGAGTAAGGGATGAAGGCTATGGCGTGGTCAACGTCGACAGCACGATCATCGCCCAGGCGCCAAAGATGGCGCCGCACATTGAAACCATGCGCCTCAATATTGCGGAAGACCTTGGCATTCCCGCCAGTCGAGTGAGCGTGAAAGCAACCACCACCGAGAGGCTCGGTTTCACTGGCCGCGGCGAAGGCATCGCCTGCCAGGCCATCTGCCTGCTGGAGCAGGTCCCCTCATGA
- the rsxG gene encoding electron transport complex subunit RsxG, translated as MAALAQSIRRSAIGLGLFAMITGGTIAVTQALTEERIQEQAARAEAKALFEIIPESAHDNDLLRDTVQLPASDRLATDGPPTAWVARRDGQPTGMILPVVAPDGYSGNIRLLVGVDLNGTVLGVRVTSHRETPGLGDRIEAKKSDWIFDFEGRSLGQPPHREWNVKKNGGEFDQFTGATITPRAVVKAVQKSLIYFRKNRQAIRERLNEAPSPRQQAITPEAIAGEATRSEHS; from the coding sequence ATGGCCGCACTTGCACAATCGATTCGTCGCAGCGCCATTGGTCTGGGCCTGTTCGCCATGATCACCGGGGGCACCATCGCGGTCACCCAGGCGCTTACCGAAGAACGTATACAGGAACAGGCGGCCCGCGCCGAGGCCAAGGCCCTGTTCGAGATCATTCCCGAAAGCGCTCATGACAACGATCTGCTTCGGGATACGGTTCAGCTGCCGGCCAGTGACCGACTCGCCACCGACGGACCGCCGACGGCCTGGGTGGCGCGACGGGATGGCCAGCCCACGGGCATGATCCTGCCGGTCGTTGCCCCGGACGGCTATTCGGGTAACATCCGGCTTCTGGTCGGTGTGGACCTGAACGGCACTGTGCTCGGTGTCCGGGTCACCAGTCACAGGGAAACGCCCGGGCTGGGGGACCGAATCGAGGCCAAGAAGTCGGACTGGATATTCGATTTCGAAGGTCGGTCACTTGGCCAACCGCCACACCGAGAGTGGAACGTGAAAAAGAACGGCGGTGAATTCGACCAGTTTACCGGCGCCACCATTACGCCCCGGGCAGTGGTCAAGGCGGTCCAGAAATCCCTGATCTATTTCCGTAAGAACCGGCAGGCAATCCGGGAGCGCCTCAACGAGGCGCCATCACCCCGACAGCAAGCCATCACTCCGGAAGCCATTGCCGGAGAAGCAACCCGTTCGGAGCATTCCTGA
- the rsxD gene encoding electron transport complex subunit RsxD produces MAFAQQSSPHARHARPTSRVMLWVIIATLPGLLAQTLFFGWGNLINVVWCIAVAMACEAAILKLRNKPVAFFLKDNTAAVTGLLLGLSLPQFAPWWVSGIAVISAIVVAKQLYGGLGSNPFNPAMVGYALVLISFPVAMTTNWAEPALLWNGAPGFGETLTTIASAQQTSVDGWTMATPLDEYKHKIATRTAAEVLEHPTFGEGIARGWEWVNAAFLAGGVLLVLLRIITWHIPAGFLAGLAVMSLAFGNNADQYAPLSLHLLAGGTMLGAFFIATDPVSAATSHQGKLIYGAGIGVLIYLIRTWGSYPDAVAFSVLLMNFAVPFIDHYTPPRTYGHHKARRGVPGRKQG; encoded by the coding sequence ATGGCATTTGCTCAACAGTCCTCACCCCATGCCCGTCATGCCCGCCCTACCTCGCGGGTCATGCTCTGGGTGATCATTGCAACCTTGCCCGGACTGCTGGCGCAAACCCTGTTCTTTGGCTGGGGCAACCTGATCAACGTCGTCTGGTGCATCGCCGTGGCGATGGCCTGCGAGGCAGCCATCCTGAAGCTCCGGAATAAGCCGGTCGCCTTTTTCCTCAAAGACAACACGGCTGCGGTAACGGGACTGCTGCTTGGCTTGTCGCTGCCGCAGTTCGCACCCTGGTGGGTATCCGGCATTGCCGTGATATCCGCCATCGTGGTCGCCAAGCAACTATACGGCGGCCTGGGTTCCAACCCCTTCAATCCGGCCATGGTGGGTTACGCCCTGGTACTGATTTCCTTCCCGGTTGCCATGACCACCAACTGGGCAGAGCCCGCCCTGCTATGGAACGGCGCCCCGGGTTTTGGTGAAACGCTCACGACCATCGCCTCGGCCCAGCAGACCTCGGTGGATGGCTGGACCATGGCCACCCCCCTGGACGAGTACAAACACAAAATCGCCACCCGGACCGCCGCCGAAGTCCTTGAGCACCCAACCTTTGGCGAGGGCATCGCCCGGGGCTGGGAGTGGGTTAATGCGGCGTTCCTGGCGGGTGGCGTGTTGCTGGTCCTGCTCCGGATCATCACCTGGCACATTCCGGCCGGTTTTCTCGCCGGACTTGCCGTTATGAGCCTGGCCTTCGGCAACAACGCCGATCAGTACGCCCCGCTGTCCCTGCACCTGCTGGCGGGAGGCACCATGCTCGGGGCCTTCTTCATTGCCACCGATCCGGTGTCGGCGGCAACCAGCCATCAGGGCAAACTCATCTACGGGGCCGGAATCGGCGTGCTCATTTACCTGATTCGAACCTGGGGCAGCTACCCCGATGCCGTGGCCTTCAGTGTTCTGCTGATGAACTTCGCGGTACCGTTCATTGATCACTACACGCCACCGAGGACCTACGGCCACCACAAGGCCCGCCGCGGTGTGCCGGGCAGGAAGCAGGGATAA
- the ispD gene encoding 2-C-methyl-D-erythritol 4-phosphate cytidylyltransferase, with the protein MTTSKLWLVVPAAGIGQRMRAECPKQYLRIDSRFILDITLSRLLDSAPFAGCMVALNAADHWWPDTEASTDSRIQTCTGGAERSDSVRAALLALAEQVADDDWVLVHDAARPCVHPGDLVKLVETLSDHPVGGLLAAPVADTLKKAGRGANPEVVETVDRGRLWRALTPQMFRYAALVDALARAQESGQAVTDESSAMEFSGNMPLLVEGRPDNIKVTVPADLDLAGFILSRF; encoded by the coding sequence ATGACTACCTCAAAACTCTGGCTTGTCGTGCCTGCCGCTGGAATCGGCCAGCGCATGCGGGCTGAATGCCCCAAGCAGTATCTTCGCATTGACTCCCGTTTCATTCTCGATATCACCCTGTCACGGCTACTGGATTCGGCCCCGTTTGCCGGCTGCATGGTTGCCCTGAATGCGGCGGACCATTGGTGGCCCGATACCGAGGCCAGCACGGACAGTCGCATCCAGACCTGCACCGGTGGTGCCGAGCGCTCGGATTCCGTGCGTGCAGCGCTGCTGGCACTGGCTGAGCAGGTGGCCGATGACGATTGGGTTCTGGTACACGATGCGGCTCGTCCCTGTGTTCATCCCGGGGATCTCGTGAAACTGGTTGAAACCCTGTCGGATCACCCGGTTGGCGGACTACTGGCGGCGCCGGTCGCCGATACCCTGAAAAAGGCGGGCAGGGGAGCGAATCCGGAAGTCGTGGAGACAGTAGACCGGGGCCGCCTGTGGCGTGCCTTGACACCACAGATGTTCCGGTACGCTGCGCTCGTCGATGCACTGGCGAGGGCTCAGGAATCGGGGCAGGCAGTGACCGATGAGTCCTCTGCGATGGAGTTTTCCGGTAATATGCCGTTACTGGTGGAGGGTCGGCCAGACAACATCAAGGTAACCGTTCCGGCCGATCTGGATCTGGCAGGCTTTATTCTCAGCCGGTTCTGA
- a CDS encoding peptidoglycan DD-metalloendopeptidase family protein, whose amino-acid sequence MRGLFSAALPAFPRFPSGAQVSPRALKYPRRQFPVSAILLLAALLSGCNTPALYQDDLYNPPVYWGRHVVQPGETLYSIAWRYGRDYRELGSANGIDPPWTLRAGQVLRLDLRGTVTSDRQNRVASRRSAASSGKPRAAPPAPTPKPVPKPAVTRAPEKGAPLASQSQTVARVNWRWPHIGTVIAGYSTSGKVNKGIDIAGKAGDAVKAAANGNVVYAGNGLLGYGNLIIVNHNEHYLSAYAHNRKILVREGEDVKAGQVIAELGSSGAERPMLHFEIRKNGNPVDPAHYLPRR is encoded by the coding sequence TTGCGTGGGCTGTTCAGTGCCGCTTTGCCGGCTTTCCCGCGGTTCCCTTCCGGTGCCCAGGTTTCACCTCGTGCCCTGAAATACCCCCGTCGTCAGTTTCCGGTGTCTGCGATCCTGCTTCTGGCCGCGCTGCTGAGCGGCTGTAACACGCCTGCCCTGTATCAGGATGACCTCTACAACCCGCCCGTTTACTGGGGTCGACACGTGGTTCAGCCGGGTGAAACCCTTTACAGCATCGCCTGGCGCTACGGTCGTGATTACCGTGAGCTGGGCAGCGCCAACGGGATTGATCCACCCTGGACCCTGAGGGCAGGTCAGGTCTTGCGTCTTGACCTTCGCGGAACTGTCACATCCGATCGTCAGAATCGGGTTGCATCCAGACGTTCTGCCGCCTCGTCGGGCAAGCCTCGAGCAGCGCCACCGGCGCCCACGCCGAAACCTGTCCCAAAACCGGCGGTGACCCGGGCCCCGGAAAAGGGAGCTCCGCTGGCGTCACAGAGTCAGACGGTCGCGCGGGTGAACTGGCGTTGGCCGCACATTGGCACCGTAATTGCTGGATATTCAACATCCGGAAAAGTCAACAAAGGTATTGATATTGCCGGAAAAGCCGGGGATGCTGTAAAGGCAGCGGCAAACGGAAACGTTGTTTACGCCGGCAATGGGTTGCTTGGTTACGGCAACCTGATTATTGTGAATCATAACGAGCACTATTTGAGTGCTTACGCACACAACCGGAAGATTCTGGTGCGGGAAGGGGAGGATGTGAAAGCCGGTCAGGTGATCGCAGAGCTCGGTAGCAGTGGCGCTGAACGACCCATGTTGCATTTTGAAATCCGAAAAAATGGCAATCCGGTTGATCCCGCCCACTACCTTCCAAGACGTTAG
- a CDS encoding protein-L-isoaspartate(D-aspartate) O-methyltransferase, with protein MSAQLQGIGMTSRRTRMRLVQRLREAGIESDRVLDIIGEVPRHIFLDEALSHRAYEDTSLPIGYGQTLSQPYIVARMTELMLAHAPARVLELGTGSGYQTAVLARLFDEVFSVERIKPLQDRARDRLRQLNARNVLLKHADGGMGWPDRGPFDGIIVTAAPVEVPPELLEQLCDGGVLIAPVGEENQTLVEVTRRGDRFDHKELEPVHFVPLLGGVVR; from the coding sequence ATGAGCGCACAACTCCAGGGTATCGGCATGACCTCTCGGCGAACCCGCATGCGTCTGGTGCAGCGTCTGCGTGAGGCTGGCATTGAATCCGATCGTGTGTTGGACATTATTGGCGAGGTGCCGCGCCACATCTTTCTGGATGAGGCGCTGTCTCATCGGGCCTATGAGGACACCTCGTTGCCCATTGGTTACGGCCAGACTCTGTCCCAGCCTTATATTGTGGCGCGCATGACCGAGCTTATGCTCGCCCACGCACCCGCCCGCGTGCTCGAATTGGGTACTGGCTCGGGCTACCAGACCGCGGTTCTCGCCCGGTTGTTTGACGAGGTCTTCAGCGTCGAGCGGATTAAGCCACTCCAGGACCGGGCCCGTGATCGTTTGCGCCAGCTCAATGCGCGGAACGTCCTCCTGAAGCATGCCGACGGTGGGATGGGGTGGCCCGATAGGGGGCCCTTCGACGGCATTATCGTGACCGCCGCACCGGTGGAAGTGCCGCCGGAACTGTTGGAGCAGCTGTGTGACGGCGGTGTGCTGATTGCGCCCGTTGGCGAGGAAAACCAGACCCTGGTGGAAGTAACGCGCAGGGGAGACCGGTTTGACCATAAAGAACTTGAACCGGTGCACTTCGTCCCCCTTCTGGGCGGGGTGGTCCGTTGA
- the truD gene encoding tRNA pseudouridine(13) synthase TruD, with product MSDATPAGRWRLDWPTSAGFRVARAELKSCPKDFQVDEEIAGFPERSDPGEEAGGDGEHLCLRLQKTGDNTEFVARELAVLSGCRSFDVGFCGMKDRHAVTSQWFSLYRPGMANSDADFIANVAERWRVLGAWRHNRKLRRGEHRGNRFIITLRGIDGRRAEIDEALTRLEVDGAPNYFGPQRFGFGGANLDRAATMDASAMDPRGRSGGRGRKGKHRAGREASKNVLYFSAARSWLFNEVLARRVADGTWLSPIDGEPGLAAGEPEATGPLWGDGGTSASGLQEMLERGVVEQAPGLVQLFSTTRMKPERRALRARPAELAWYWQEEGCLRVEFTLAPGQYATTILSDIFELEDMSLGRHNKQQS from the coding sequence ATGAGTGATGCCACGCCTGCCGGCCGCTGGCGCCTGGACTGGCCGACTTCGGCGGGGTTTCGGGTGGCGCGGGCAGAGCTGAAGTCATGCCCGAAAGATTTTCAGGTCGATGAAGAAATTGCCGGTTTTCCCGAACGGTCCGATCCTGGAGAAGAAGCTGGCGGAGACGGGGAGCACCTGTGCCTTCGGTTGCAGAAAACCGGTGACAATACCGAATTTGTCGCTCGCGAGCTGGCTGTGCTGTCCGGCTGCAGGTCGTTTGACGTTGGCTTCTGTGGCATGAAGGATCGCCATGCGGTCACCAGCCAGTGGTTCAGTCTCTACCGCCCGGGCATGGCGAACTCCGATGCCGATTTTATTGCGAATGTAGCGGAGCGTTGGCGCGTGCTGGGGGCGTGGCGCCACAATCGCAAACTCCGTCGCGGTGAGCATCGGGGTAACCGGTTTATCATCACCCTGCGCGGCATTGACGGCCGACGTGCTGAAATTGACGAAGCGCTGACGCGCCTTGAGGTTGACGGTGCGCCCAATTATTTTGGGCCCCAGCGGTTTGGCTTCGGCGGTGCCAATCTGGATCGGGCGGCTACCATGGATGCCTCTGCAATGGATCCCCGGGGACGCTCCGGGGGGCGGGGACGTAAAGGAAAACACCGCGCTGGCAGAGAGGCTTCGAAAAACGTATTGTACTTTTCGGCAGCGCGTTCATGGCTGTTCAACGAAGTTCTTGCCCGCAGGGTGGCCGATGGTACCTGGTTGAGTCCGATTGACGGTGAGCCGGGACTTGCCGCCGGTGAACCGGAAGCAACCGGACCGCTCTGGGGCGATGGTGGTACCTCCGCCAGTGGACTCCAGGAAATGTTGGAGCGAGGCGTCGTCGAGCAGGCGCCGGGGCTGGTTCAGCTGTTTTCGACGACCCGGATGAAGCCCGAGCGTCGCGCGCTGAGGGCCAGGCCCGCTGAACTGGCTTGGTATTGGCAGGAAGAGGGCTGTTTGCGGGTGGAATTCACGCTTGCGCCGGGCCAGTACGCCACCACCATTCTGAGTGATATTTTCGAGCTTGAGGACATGAGCCTCGGCCGCCATAACAAGCAACAAAGCTAG
- a CDS encoding septum formation initiator family protein: MKLLWTTMVVLIILLQVRLWVGEGSFAQVWALEQSIAEQRAENAELATRNERLYAEVRNLRGERGAVEERARMNLGLIREDETFFLVVEN; the protein is encoded by the coding sequence ATGAAGTTGCTTTGGACCACCATGGTTGTGCTGATAATCCTGCTGCAGGTTCGCCTGTGGGTCGGGGAGGGCAGCTTTGCGCAGGTCTGGGCGCTGGAACAGTCCATTGCCGAACAACGGGCGGAGAATGCCGAATTGGCTACCCGCAACGAGCGCCTCTATGCGGAGGTCCGGAACCTGCGCGGCGAGCGTGGCGCCGTAGAGGAACGCGCCAGAATGAACCTTGGGTTGATTCGCGAGGATGAAACGTTTTTTCTCGTTGTAGAAAACTGA
- a CDS encoding electron transport complex subunit E: MATKTSNEIIRDGLWTNNPALVQVLGLCPLLAVTSTVVNAIGLGLATLMVLMGSNLAVSLIRNFVGESVRLPAFVMIIASFVTCAELLMQAFTYELYQILGIFIPLIVTNCAILGRADAFASKSTPGPALLDGAMMGLGFLAVLVVLGGLRELVGQGTLFVDMDLLLGPMATDWVIRPFESYPDVLFMVLPPGAFVGLGLLIALKNGIDNHIEQRRKAAEPSPATSGSKRVRVTGNVS; encoded by the coding sequence ATGGCCACCAAAACCTCCAACGAAATCATTCGTGACGGGCTCTGGACCAACAACCCCGCCCTCGTTCAGGTATTGGGACTTTGCCCGCTACTGGCGGTAACCAGCACGGTCGTCAATGCCATTGGCCTGGGACTCGCAACCCTGATGGTGCTGATGGGCTCAAACCTCGCCGTGTCCCTGATCCGGAATTTTGTCGGCGAATCGGTCCGACTGCCGGCCTTCGTGATGATCATCGCGTCGTTCGTTACCTGCGCCGAACTGCTGATGCAGGCCTTCACCTACGAGCTATACCAGATTCTGGGCATCTTCATTCCGCTGATCGTTACCAACTGCGCCATTCTTGGCCGGGCCGATGCCTTTGCCTCCAAGAGCACGCCCGGACCTGCCCTGCTGGATGGCGCTATGATGGGGTTGGGTTTTCTTGCAGTACTGGTGGTGCTGGGCGGCCTGCGGGAGCTGGTTGGCCAGGGCACGCTGTTTGTCGATATGGATCTGTTGCTGGGCCCCATGGCGACCGACTGGGTCATTCGCCCGTTTGAGAGCTATCCGGACGTACTGTTCATGGTCTTGCCCCCGGGCGCGTTCGTCGGCTTGGGCCTGCTGATTGCGCTGAAGAACGGCATCGATAACCATATTGAGCAGCGCCGCAAAGCGGCCGAACCGTCCCCTGCCACCAGCGGCAGCAAACGCGTTCGCGTGACCGGCAACGTTTCCTGA
- the rpoS gene encoding RNA polymerase sigma factor RpoS, with product MSAEQEEIIIDRAADVDESEDQLLAEEKVDKSSADEETADADEEIPTQGRYFTSQKQLDATQLYLNEIGFSPLLTPEEEVYFARLARKGEDSGRKRMIESNLRLVVKIARRYVNRGLTLLDLIEEGNLGLIRAVEKFDPERGFRFSTYATWWIRQTIERAIMNQTRTIRLPIHVVKELNLYLRAARELTQKLDHEPSAEEIARMVDKPVADVKRMLGLNERVASMDTPIGTGGEKSLLDTVADEGASDPADLLQDNNMCSCLEKWIDQLSEKQQEVLSRRFGLRGYPVSTLEEVGQEIGLTRERVRQIQVEALRRLREILEKEGLSGNLLFK from the coding sequence ATGTCAGCAGAGCAGGAAGAAATCATCATTGATCGCGCGGCGGACGTGGATGAGTCCGAGGATCAATTGCTAGCAGAAGAGAAAGTGGACAAGTCGTCAGCGGATGAAGAGACCGCGGACGCAGATGAAGAGATTCCCACCCAGGGGCGTTATTTCACCAGCCAGAAGCAGCTGGACGCCACTCAGCTTTACCTCAACGAAATCGGTTTTTCGCCCCTCCTGACACCGGAGGAGGAAGTTTATTTCGCTCGTCTGGCACGCAAGGGCGAGGACTCCGGCCGAAAGCGAATGATCGAGAGCAATCTCCGGCTCGTGGTGAAAATTGCACGGCGTTACGTCAATCGGGGCCTGACTCTGCTCGATCTGATTGAAGAGGGTAATCTTGGCCTGATTCGGGCGGTGGAGAAATTCGATCCGGAACGTGGATTCCGCTTCTCAACCTATGCCACCTGGTGGATCCGGCAGACCATTGAACGGGCGATCATGAACCAGACCCGGACTATCCGGCTGCCCATTCATGTGGTCAAGGAACTCAACCTTTACTTGCGTGCCGCACGGGAACTGACCCAGAAGCTGGATCACGAGCCGTCTGCTGAAGAAATCGCGCGGATGGTCGACAAGCCGGTCGCTGATGTTAAACGCATGTTGGGGCTCAACGAACGGGTTGCCTCCATGGACACCCCGATTGGCACCGGGGGTGAGAAATCCTTGCTGGACACGGTTGCCGATGAAGGGGCTTCCGATCCTGCGGACCTGCTCCAGGACAACAACATGTGTTCGTGCCTGGAAAAATGGATCGATCAGCTCAGTGAGAAGCAGCAGGAAGTTCTGTCCCGTCGCTTCGGTCTGAGGGGCTATCCGGTCAGCACACTGGAAGAAGTGGGGCAGGAGATCGGGCTCACCCGGGAGCGGGTTCGCCAGATTCAGGTCGAAGCGCTGCGTCGCCTGCGAGAGATTCTTGAGAAAGAGGGCCTTTCCGGAAATTTGCTGTTCAAGTAA
- the nth gene encoding endonuclease III, with translation MNKQKRIEIFTRLRDANPNPTTELNYSTPFELLIAVILSAQATDVGVNKATDKLFPEANTPEAILALGVDGLKEYIKTIGLFNSKAENVIKTCRILIEKHGSQVPEKREDLEALPGVGRKTANVVLNTAFGHMAMAVDTHIFRVSNRTGIAPGKNVLEVEQKLMRLVPREFLLDAHHWLILHGRYTCTARKPKCGACSIEDLCEFKEKRDYQ, from the coding sequence ATGAACAAGCAAAAACGTATTGAAATCTTTACCCGGCTGCGCGACGCCAATCCGAATCCCACCACGGAGTTGAACTACAGCACGCCGTTCGAGTTGTTGATCGCCGTCATCCTGTCGGCCCAGGCGACCGACGTTGGCGTCAACAAGGCGACCGACAAACTGTTTCCGGAAGCAAACACTCCGGAGGCGATTCTGGCGTTGGGCGTGGACGGTCTAAAAGAATACATCAAGACCATCGGCCTGTTTAACAGCAAGGCCGAAAACGTCATCAAGACCTGCCGGATCCTCATCGAAAAGCATGGCAGCCAAGTGCCGGAAAAGCGCGAAGATCTTGAAGCCTTGCCGGGCGTTGGGCGGAAGACCGCCAACGTGGTTCTCAATACAGCGTTCGGCCATATGGCCATGGCCGTGGATACCCACATTTTCCGGGTTTCGAACCGGACGGGCATTGCACCGGGGAAAAACGTTCTAGAGGTCGAACAAAAGCTAATGCGACTGGTGCCGCGGGAGTTCCTGCTGGACGCCCACCACTGGCTGATTCTCCATGGGCGTTACACCTGCACCGCCCGTAAGCCAAAGTGCGGAGCGTGCAGCATCGAAGATCTGTGCGAGTTCAAGGAAAAGCGCGACTATCAGTAG